A single window of Hyla sarda isolate aHylSar1 chromosome 2, aHylSar1.hap1, whole genome shotgun sequence DNA harbors:
- the CTTNBP2NL gene encoding CTTNBP2 N-terminal-like protein, protein MNLEKLSKPELLTLLSILEGELEARELVIEAIKAQHKDRFIEERYGKYNISDPLLALQRDYEILKEDNHGQKPPPVCSNPLFILSEVMKQCKTMQERMLAQLAAAESRHRKVILDLEEERRRHAQDAADGDDVTYMLEKERERLAQQLDFEKSQVKKLEKKQKELSAQLEDEKARHKKLSTVLLKECTKANNRAAEEGQRVEDVNIKLEKARTKVSQLEEELALEKKRSLQMEAQVEKQLSEFDIEREQLRAKLNREENRTKALKEELESLKKFIKDMSADDKDTSAKSNKEMASSVMVSAEKPEVSSVSCQTENVQEKISTDALPKAHISLSTPSKIPQPYSKINGHCGATTQSNEHALKLNVGEGHKEKVANYDSSSENGGSPVRVESPLHMITHVPSSGASSSPSSTAASSLTSSPCSSPVLSRRLIGATGSPGYQSPYQAGINQRFHAARHKFQSQAEHDQHVSGLQSPPSRDLSPTLADNSAAKQLARNTVTQVLSRFTSQQTSGKSVPPNSSPFGTDYRNLANSSSQKNDGSLSPNPLKVSSPLSPVSPGIKSPTISRVERGNPPPIPPKKPGLAQSPASPIPPAKAPTIPSSLAASVDVSSNHCSNNGIITNGKDIEVMLPSGS, encoded by the exons GCACAGCATAAAGACCGATTCATTGAGGAGCGCTATGGCAAATACAACATCAGCGACCCCTTGCTTGCCCTCCAGAGGGATTATGAGATCCTCAAGGAAGATAATCATGGACAGAAACCCCCTCCGGTGTGCTCCAATCCCTTGTTCATCTTGAGTGAAGTGATGAAGCAATGCAAGACAATGCAGGAGCGGATGCTGGCTCAATTGGCTGCAGCTGAGAGCAGACACAGAAAG GTTATCCTTGACTTGGAAGAAGAACGCAGGAGACATGCTCAGGATGCAGCCGATGGGGATGATGTCACATACATGCTAGAGAAAGAGAGGGAGCGACTAGCTCAGCAG TTGGACTTTGAAAAATCACAAGTGAAGAAGCTTGAAAAGAAACAGAAGGAATTATCAGCTCAGCTAGAAGACGAGAAGGCCCGTCACAAAAAACTATCCACAGTTCTTTTGAAAGAATGCACAAAAGCAAATAATAGAGCGGCGGAGGAAGGACAAAGGGTGGAAGATGTCAAcataaagctggagaaggctaggACCAAGGTCAGTCAGCTAGAAGAAGAGCTAGCTCTTGAGAAAAAACGTAGCCTTCAGATGGAAGCCCAGGTGGAGAAGCAGCTTTCAGAGTTTGATATTGAACGGGAACAACTAAGGGCCAAGCTCAATCGAGAAGAAAATCGCACCAAAGCTCTAAAAGAGGAGCTAGAGTCCTTGAAGAAATTTATAAAGGACATGTCCGCTGATGACAAAGACACCTCTGCAAAGTCTAACAAGGAAATGGCATCTAGTGTAATGGTGTCTGCAGAGAAGCCAGAGGTTTCATCTGTatcttgtcagacagaaaatgtcCAAGAAAAGATTAGTACTGATGCTTTACCAAAAGCTCATATTTCCTTGTCAACACCTAGTAAAATTCCTCAGCCTTATTCGAAAATAAATGGACATTGTGGTGCTACAACCCAGAGTAATGAACATGCCCTAAAGTTGAATGTTGGGGAGGGTCATAAAGAGAAAGTGGCAAATTACGACAGTTCATCTGAAAATGGAGGTTCACCTGTCAGAGTGGAATCTCCTCTACACATGATAACACATGTTCCTTCTAGTGGAGCTTCCTCCTCTCCCAGCAGTACTGCAGCCTCTTCCTTAACATCCTCTCCATGCTCCTCTCCCGTTCTCTCAAGACGTCTGATTGGTGCCACTGGTAGTCCTGGTTACCAGTCACCTTATCAGGCTGGCATCAACCAACGATTTCATGCTGCCCGGCACAAGTTTCAGTCTCAAGCTGAACATGATCAGCATGTTTCTGGACTGCAAAGCCCACCTTCTAGGGACTTGTCTCCAACCTTGGCAGATAACTCTGCAGCCAAGCAGCTTGCTCGCAATACAGTCACTCAGGTCTTGTCACGTTTTACCAGCCAGCAGACCTCTGGTAAATCTGTGCCTCCCAATAGCTCACCCTTTGGTACAGACTATAGAAACCTTGCCAATTCCTCCAGCCAAAAGAATGATGGGAGCCTCTCTCCAAATCCTTTGAAAGTTTCCAGTCCTCTCAGTCCTGTATCTCCAGGAATAAAATCCCCTACCATATCACGGGTGGAAAGAGGAAACCCCCCACCCATCCCTCCAAAGAAGCCTGGTCTGGCCCAGTCCCCTGCATCTCCTATCCCACCAGCCAAAGCACCAACCATACCCTCATCACTGGCAGCTTCAGTGGATGTATCCAGTAACCACTGCTCCAACAATGGCATTATAACAAATGGGAAGGACATTGAAGTAATGTTACCGTCTGGTAGCTAG